In Nyctibius grandis isolate bNycGra1 chromosome 8, bNycGra1.pri, whole genome shotgun sequence, a single window of DNA contains:
- the PRKAA2 gene encoding 5'-AMP-activated protein kinase catalytic subunit alpha-2 isoform X2 — protein sequence MVGEHQLTGHKVAVKILNRQKIRSLDVVGKIKREIQNLKLFRHPHIIKLYQVISTPTDFFMVMEYVSGGELFDYICKHGRVEEAEARRLFQQILSAVDYCHRHMVVHRDLKPENVLLDAHMNAKIADFGLSNMMSDGEFLRTSCGSPNYAAPEVISGRLYAGPEVDIWSCGVILYALLCGTLPFDDEHVPTLFKKIRGGVFYIPEYLNRSVATLLMHMLQVDPLKRATIKDIREHEWFKEELPSYLFPEDPSYDATVIDDDAVREVCEKFECTESEVMNSLYSGDPQDQLAVAYHLVIDNRRIMNQASEFYLASSPPTGSFMDDSAMHIPPGVKPHPERMPPLIADSPKARCPLDALNTTKPKPLTVKKAKWHLGIRSQSKPYDIMAEVYRAMKQLDFEWKVVNSYHLRVRRKNPVTGNYVKMSLQLYQVDNRSYLLDFKSIDDDVMEQRSGSSTPQRSCSAAGLHRPRLSIDAAAAAECQSLMGSLSGSFVGSIPAVTPRLGSHTMDFFEMCASLIMALAR from the exons TTGGCGAACACCAGCTGACGGGGCACAAAGTAGCAGTAAAAATACTCAACAGACAGAAAATACGCAGCCTGGATGTGGTCGGGAAGATCAAACGAGAAATTCAAAACCTTAAACTCTTCCGGCACCCTCATATTATCAAACT GTACCAGGTCATCAGCACGCCAACAGACTTCTTCATGGTCATGGAATACGTATCTGGTGGTGAATTATTTGATTACATCTGTAAGCACGGACGT GTTGAAGAGGCAGAAGCTCGACGCCTTTTCCAGCAGATTCTCTCTGCGGTGGATTACTGCCACAGACACATGGTTGTCCACCGAGACCTGAAACCAGAGAACGTGCTGCTGGACGCACACATGAATGCAAAGATAGCCGATTTTG GCTTGTCCAACATGATGTCAGATGGCGAATTTCTCCGCACCAGCTGTGGTTCCCCAAATTATGCAGCTCCTGAAGTCATCTCTGGAAG GCTGTACGCCGGCCCCGAGGTGGACATCTGGAGCTGCGGCGTTATCCTGTATGCCCTTCTCTGCGGCACTCTGCCTTTCGATGACGAGCACGTCCCCACCCTCTTCAAGAAGATCCGGGGAGGTGTGTTTTACATCCCCGAATACCTCAACCGCTCTGTTGCCACTCTCCTCATGCACATGCTGCAGGTTGACCCCCTCAAGCGAGCAACCATCAAGGACATCAG gGAACACGAGTGGTTTAAGGAGGAGCTGCCCAGTTACCTGTTCCCAGAGGACCCTTCATACGACGCCACCGTCATTGACGACGACGCTGTCAGGGAAGTTTGTGAGAAGTTTGAATGCACGGAGTCAGAGGTGATGAACAGCCTGTACAGCGGTGACCCTCAGGACCAGCTGGCCGTGGCCTACCACCTCGTCATCGACAACCGGAGGATCATGAACCAAGCCAGCGAGTTCTACCTCGCCTCCAGCCCCCCCACCGGCTCCTTCATGGACGACAGTGCTATGCACATCCCTCCCGGCGTGAAGCCGCATCCCGAGCGGATGCCGCCGTTGATAGCAGACAGCCCCAAAGCGCGATGTCCTTTGGATGCCCTCAACACCACCAAGCCAAAACCCCTGACTGTCAAAAAGGCCAAGTGGCACCTGGGAATCCGCAGCCAGAGCAAACCCTATGACATTATGGCCGAGGTGTACCGTGCTATGAAACAGCTGGACTTCGAGTGGAAG GTGGTGAACTCCTACCATCTCAGAGTGCGCCGCAAGAACCCGGTGACGGGCAATTACGTGAAGATGAGCCTGCAGCTCTACCAGGTTGACAACCGCAGCTATCTCTTGGACTTCAAAAGCATCGATG ACGACGTGATGGAGCAGAGGTCCGGCTCGTCCACGCCGCAGCGCTCCTGCTCCGCCGCCGGCTTGCACCGGCCGAGGCTGAGCATCGATGCCGCCGCGGCCGCCGAGTGCCAGTCGCTGATGGGCTCCCTGAGCGGCTCCTTCGTCGGCAGCATCCCCGCTGTGACGCCGCGCCTGGGCAGCCACACCATGGACTTCTTCGAGATGTGCGCCAGCCTGATCATGGCCCTGGCTCGCTGA
- the PRKAA2 gene encoding 5'-AMP-activated protein kinase catalytic subunit alpha-2 isoform X1 has translation MAEKQKHDGRVKIGHYVLGDTLGVGTFGKVKIGEHQLTGHKVAVKILNRQKIRSLDVVGKIKREIQNLKLFRHPHIIKLYQVISTPTDFFMVMEYVSGGELFDYICKHGRVEEAEARRLFQQILSAVDYCHRHMVVHRDLKPENVLLDAHMNAKIADFGLSNMMSDGEFLRTSCGSPNYAAPEVISGRLYAGPEVDIWSCGVILYALLCGTLPFDDEHVPTLFKKIRGGVFYIPEYLNRSVATLLMHMLQVDPLKRATIKDIREHEWFKEELPSYLFPEDPSYDATVIDDDAVREVCEKFECTESEVMNSLYSGDPQDQLAVAYHLVIDNRRIMNQASEFYLASSPPTGSFMDDSAMHIPPGVKPHPERMPPLIADSPKARCPLDALNTTKPKPLTVKKAKWHLGIRSQSKPYDIMAEVYRAMKQLDFEWKVVNSYHLRVRRKNPVTGNYVKMSLQLYQVDNRSYLLDFKSIDDDVMEQRSGSSTPQRSCSAAGLHRPRLSIDAAAAAECQSLMGSLSGSFVGSIPAVTPRLGSHTMDFFEMCASLIMALAR, from the exons TTGGCGAACACCAGCTGACGGGGCACAAAGTAGCAGTAAAAATACTCAACAGACAGAAAATACGCAGCCTGGATGTGGTCGGGAAGATCAAACGAGAAATTCAAAACCTTAAACTCTTCCGGCACCCTCATATTATCAAACT GTACCAGGTCATCAGCACGCCAACAGACTTCTTCATGGTCATGGAATACGTATCTGGTGGTGAATTATTTGATTACATCTGTAAGCACGGACGT GTTGAAGAGGCAGAAGCTCGACGCCTTTTCCAGCAGATTCTCTCTGCGGTGGATTACTGCCACAGACACATGGTTGTCCACCGAGACCTGAAACCAGAGAACGTGCTGCTGGACGCACACATGAATGCAAAGATAGCCGATTTTG GCTTGTCCAACATGATGTCAGATGGCGAATTTCTCCGCACCAGCTGTGGTTCCCCAAATTATGCAGCTCCTGAAGTCATCTCTGGAAG GCTGTACGCCGGCCCCGAGGTGGACATCTGGAGCTGCGGCGTTATCCTGTATGCCCTTCTCTGCGGCACTCTGCCTTTCGATGACGAGCACGTCCCCACCCTCTTCAAGAAGATCCGGGGAGGTGTGTTTTACATCCCCGAATACCTCAACCGCTCTGTTGCCACTCTCCTCATGCACATGCTGCAGGTTGACCCCCTCAAGCGAGCAACCATCAAGGACATCAG gGAACACGAGTGGTTTAAGGAGGAGCTGCCCAGTTACCTGTTCCCAGAGGACCCTTCATACGACGCCACCGTCATTGACGACGACGCTGTCAGGGAAGTTTGTGAGAAGTTTGAATGCACGGAGTCAGAGGTGATGAACAGCCTGTACAGCGGTGACCCTCAGGACCAGCTGGCCGTGGCCTACCACCTCGTCATCGACAACCGGAGGATCATGAACCAAGCCAGCGAGTTCTACCTCGCCTCCAGCCCCCCCACCGGCTCCTTCATGGACGACAGTGCTATGCACATCCCTCCCGGCGTGAAGCCGCATCCCGAGCGGATGCCGCCGTTGATAGCAGACAGCCCCAAAGCGCGATGTCCTTTGGATGCCCTCAACACCACCAAGCCAAAACCCCTGACTGTCAAAAAGGCCAAGTGGCACCTGGGAATCCGCAGCCAGAGCAAACCCTATGACATTATGGCCGAGGTGTACCGTGCTATGAAACAGCTGGACTTCGAGTGGAAG GTGGTGAACTCCTACCATCTCAGAGTGCGCCGCAAGAACCCGGTGACGGGCAATTACGTGAAGATGAGCCTGCAGCTCTACCAGGTTGACAACCGCAGCTATCTCTTGGACTTCAAAAGCATCGATG ACGACGTGATGGAGCAGAGGTCCGGCTCGTCCACGCCGCAGCGCTCCTGCTCCGCCGCCGGCTTGCACCGGCCGAGGCTGAGCATCGATGCCGCCGCGGCCGCCGAGTGCCAGTCGCTGATGGGCTCCCTGAGCGGCTCCTTCGTCGGCAGCATCCCCGCTGTGACGCCGCGCCTGGGCAGCCACACCATGGACTTCTTCGAGATGTGCGCCAGCCTGATCATGGCCCTGGCTCGCTGA
- the PRKAA2 gene encoding 5'-AMP-activated protein kinase catalytic subunit alpha-2 isoform X3 yields MVMEYVSGGELFDYICKHGRVEEAEARRLFQQILSAVDYCHRHMVVHRDLKPENVLLDAHMNAKIADFGLSNMMSDGEFLRTSCGSPNYAAPEVISGRLYAGPEVDIWSCGVILYALLCGTLPFDDEHVPTLFKKIRGGVFYIPEYLNRSVATLLMHMLQVDPLKRATIKDIREHEWFKEELPSYLFPEDPSYDATVIDDDAVREVCEKFECTESEVMNSLYSGDPQDQLAVAYHLVIDNRRIMNQASEFYLASSPPTGSFMDDSAMHIPPGVKPHPERMPPLIADSPKARCPLDALNTTKPKPLTVKKAKWHLGIRSQSKPYDIMAEVYRAMKQLDFEWKVVNSYHLRVRRKNPVTGNYVKMSLQLYQVDNRSYLLDFKSIDDDVMEQRSGSSTPQRSCSAAGLHRPRLSIDAAAAAECQSLMGSLSGSFVGSIPAVTPRLGSHTMDFFEMCASLIMALAR; encoded by the exons ATGGTCATGGAATACGTATCTGGTGGTGAATTATTTGATTACATCTGTAAGCACGGACGT GTTGAAGAGGCAGAAGCTCGACGCCTTTTCCAGCAGATTCTCTCTGCGGTGGATTACTGCCACAGACACATGGTTGTCCACCGAGACCTGAAACCAGAGAACGTGCTGCTGGACGCACACATGAATGCAAAGATAGCCGATTTTG GCTTGTCCAACATGATGTCAGATGGCGAATTTCTCCGCACCAGCTGTGGTTCCCCAAATTATGCAGCTCCTGAAGTCATCTCTGGAAG GCTGTACGCCGGCCCCGAGGTGGACATCTGGAGCTGCGGCGTTATCCTGTATGCCCTTCTCTGCGGCACTCTGCCTTTCGATGACGAGCACGTCCCCACCCTCTTCAAGAAGATCCGGGGAGGTGTGTTTTACATCCCCGAATACCTCAACCGCTCTGTTGCCACTCTCCTCATGCACATGCTGCAGGTTGACCCCCTCAAGCGAGCAACCATCAAGGACATCAG gGAACACGAGTGGTTTAAGGAGGAGCTGCCCAGTTACCTGTTCCCAGAGGACCCTTCATACGACGCCACCGTCATTGACGACGACGCTGTCAGGGAAGTTTGTGAGAAGTTTGAATGCACGGAGTCAGAGGTGATGAACAGCCTGTACAGCGGTGACCCTCAGGACCAGCTGGCCGTGGCCTACCACCTCGTCATCGACAACCGGAGGATCATGAACCAAGCCAGCGAGTTCTACCTCGCCTCCAGCCCCCCCACCGGCTCCTTCATGGACGACAGTGCTATGCACATCCCTCCCGGCGTGAAGCCGCATCCCGAGCGGATGCCGCCGTTGATAGCAGACAGCCCCAAAGCGCGATGTCCTTTGGATGCCCTCAACACCACCAAGCCAAAACCCCTGACTGTCAAAAAGGCCAAGTGGCACCTGGGAATCCGCAGCCAGAGCAAACCCTATGACATTATGGCCGAGGTGTACCGTGCTATGAAACAGCTGGACTTCGAGTGGAAG GTGGTGAACTCCTACCATCTCAGAGTGCGCCGCAAGAACCCGGTGACGGGCAATTACGTGAAGATGAGCCTGCAGCTCTACCAGGTTGACAACCGCAGCTATCTCTTGGACTTCAAAAGCATCGATG ACGACGTGATGGAGCAGAGGTCCGGCTCGTCCACGCCGCAGCGCTCCTGCTCCGCCGCCGGCTTGCACCGGCCGAGGCTGAGCATCGATGCCGCCGCGGCCGCCGAGTGCCAGTCGCTGATGGGCTCCCTGAGCGGCTCCTTCGTCGGCAGCATCCCCGCTGTGACGCCGCGCCTGGGCAGCCACACCATGGACTTCTTCGAGATGTGCGCCAGCCTGATCATGGCCCTGGCTCGCTGA